From a region of the Chlorocebus sabaeus isolate Y175 chromosome 23, mChlSab1.0.hap1, whole genome shotgun sequence genome:
- the SFXN1 gene encoding sideroflexin-1 isoform X3 — protein MITENELWRAKYIYDSAFHPDTGEKMILIGRMSAQVPMNMTITGCMMTFYRTTPAVLFWQWINQSFNAVVNYTNRSGDAPLTVNELGTAYVSATTGAVATALGLNALTKHVSPLIGRFVPFAAVAAANCINIPLMRQRELKVGIPVTDENGNRLGESANAAKQAITQVVVSRILMAAPGMAIPPFIMNTLEKKAFLKRFPWMNAPIQVGLVGFCLVFATPLCCALFPQKSSMSVTSLEAELQAKIQESHPELRRVYFNKGL, from the exons AAAATGAATTGTGGAGAGCAAAGTACATCTATGATTCAGCTTTTCATCCTGACACTGGGGAGAAGATGATTTTGATAGGAAGAATGTCAGCCCAGGTTCCCATGAACATGACCATCACAGGTTGCATGATGACGTTTTACAG GACTACGCCGGCTGTGCTCTTCTGGCAGTGGATTAACCAGTCCTTCAATGCCGTCGTCAATTATACCAACAGAAGTGGAGACGCACCCCTCACTGTCAA tgagtTGGGAACAGCTTACGTTTCTGCAACAACTGGTGCTGTAGCAACGGCTCTAGGACTCAACGCATTGACCAAG CATGTCTCACCACTGATAGGACGTTTTGTTCCCTTTGCTGCCGTAGCTGCTGCTAATTGCATTAATATTCCATTAATGAGGCAAAG GGAACTCAAAGTTGGCATTCCTGTCACAGATGAAAATGGGAACCGCTTGGGGGAGTCAGCGAACGCTGCGAAACAAGCCATCACACAAGTCGTCGTGTCCAGGATTCTCATGGCAGCCCCTGGCATGG CCATCCCTCCATTCATTATGAACACTTTGGAAaagaaagcctttttgaag AGGTTCCCGTGGATGAACGCACCCATTCAAGTTGGGTTAGTTGGCTTCTG tttggtGTTTGCTACACCCCTGTGTTGTGCCCTGTTTCCTCAGAAAAG TTCCATGTCTGTGACAAGCTTGGAGGCCGAGTTGCAAGCTAAGATCCAAGAGAGCCATCCTGAATTACGACGCGTGTACTTTAATAAGGGATTGTAA